The sequence below is a genomic window from bacterium 336/3.
GGACCTTTGGTAAGAACAGCAAGCCCTGTGGAAAGTCCTGCCAAAATAGCAAAACGAGTTCCAAATTTATTATATTGATGCTCAATGCTTTTGGCTAAAAAATAAACACCTAGAAATATAAAATAGTTAAATATAGGGTCAATAATACCCGATTTGAAATACAAATGAGGTAAGAAACTACCAAAATAAGCAAGAGCCCAAATAAACCCAAAACGCCTGTTATAAAGGTTTTTACCTATTTGAAATAATGTAATGAGGGTGATCAAACCAAAAACAGCATTGGGAAATCTAGCTGCAAATTCGTTTACACCAAAGATTTTCATGGAAACGACCTGCATCCAAAAGAAAAGAGGAGGTTTCTCCCAAAAAGGCTGATAATTTACTTGTACTTGAGTGTAATTGCCAGTAGCAATCATTTCACGAGCTGATTCAGCGAAATTAATTTCGTCCCAATCAAACAAATGAACTCTACCCAAAAAGCTAAAATAAAAAATACAACTCAGTACAATGAGTATAAGTCCGTAAAACCTATAATTTTTATTGAAATACATGAGATTTTTTAATAAAATTGCATAAAATTAGCCAATTTGGTTTATAAAACAAAACTTCTCATATTTATACCTACTCAAAATGTTACAAGTCAAAATTATTAACCAATCTAAACATGAAAATCCTCATTACGCAACAGAAGGTTCAGCGGGTATGGATTTAAGAGCCAATATAGATACTCCTGTTGTTTTACAACCCCTTGAAAGAACGCTGATACCTACAGGTTTGTATGTACAGCTACCCAAAGGCTATGAAGGGCAAATACGCCCAAGAAGTGGACTTTCTATCAAGAAAGGTATAACCTTAATTAATTGTGTAGGAACACTAGATTCTGACTATACTGGCGAAATTAAATTGGGTATCATAAATCTCTCGCAAGAGCCTTATACTGTAGAAGATGGAGAGCGTTTAGCTCAATTGGTGATAGCTCAATATACACAAATAGAGTGGTTTAATGTTGAAGTATTGGACGAAACCCAAAGGGGAGAGGGTGGTTTTGGTAGTACTGGAAAAAAATAAGTTTTTAGAAAAAGAAGAATTATGCTTGTAGGATTATTTGCTTTCTTGATAAGTATTGTCTGTTTTTGGGCGAGCCAGAAGCTTATTAGATTGTATTTTGGCGTAAAAAAATGGAACAGAGTAGAAGCTAAAAATCTTTCTAAAGAAGTAATTTATGATGCAAATTTGATAGGAGGCTCTTCAGCAGGCTCAAAATATACAGTAAAAACTGAATATCAGTACGAATTTGAACAGAAAACTTATACAAACAATAAAATTATGCTTGCCGAATTGCTTGGTGGTAGATTTGCCACTTTAGAATGGCAAGCCAAAAAAATAGCTGAAAGAATTACAAACCCCATCAAAATTTATGTAAACCCTCAGAATCCACAAGAATCTGTGATATTCTGTGAAGGCATTACATTGTACTTTTTTATAGCTCTGATGGGATTTGTGGCATTTTTAATAGGCATTTATCATTTAATAGCCTAAATATTAGTCTTGATTATTAGGGTTTTCTAAATCAGACTTTTCGAACTCTATTTTTTGGGATTTAGATTTTTTAAGAAGACTTTTTCGTCTTATCCAAAATAAAATAGCCCCAAAAGGAATATGGAAAAATATAAACCAAGGGGAAATAAGATTGGCTTTAAAATAATTGACACTAGGGATATTGAAAAAACTAAAAGTAGTAAAATTATTGCCATATATAAAAAATGAATGTTCAATATCGCCAGTACTCCAATTGATAGAAATTCTGTAATAATTTAGTAATACAATTAAAAATGCCCATAATACTTTTTTGCCTACCGAAATTCTGCTAATAAACAACACAACCAGAGTAACTATTATAAATATTGCAATCAGAGTAGCAACAATAATAAAAATATAGTGTGTCCAAGATTTATTATCAAAAGTGAATTTGGTTATTTCTTGGATAGGAATAGGGAAAATATTAGCTTCTACTTGTTTTACTAAAAATTGACCATCTGATTGTTTTATTACCAATACAAATAAACCATATCCTCCCTGTTCAAACGCTAATTCATAAGCCACCTCATAAGAAATGATTTTTTTATCAGAATATGAAAATGTTCGAATGTTGTAGAACTGACCCAATATTTTTATCTTCTTAATTTTGGCTCCTGCTAAGTTTTTGCTAGCGTTTATAAACCAAGTTTTTGTTTCTTCATTCAGAACTTCAGGTATGATATCTTGATAGCAGCCTTCTACATCACCAGCAATCATTTTACTGATAAATGTTTTGGAAAAATCATTCACTGCCTTAAAGTCTTGGGTTTCTTCAAGCTCAGTAGGTAGTTCCTGACAAGCCCATAAACTACACAAGGCAATCAATAAAAATGATTGAAAAATAATTTTTTTGAGAGAAATAACCATAGAAGAGATATTTGTGGTTTTACCACTTTGTTTCTTTTACTTTTCCTAATTCAAAGATATTGGAATTTACATTTTTTGGAAATGAAATATTGAAATATTTTTCAACCATGCGTAGTTTTCCATTGTTCTTGAATGAAATTTCAGTAGCAACGGGGTAGTTATCAATCATCTGATACGATTTTAATTCAATATCAGAAACTACACCTCCAGTATTATGAATAACTCTTGTTACATACATATTCTTTTTATCTACCCAGAACTGCGAAGTCTGGGTATCTGAAGGTTCTTTTGTACCTACTACAATTATTTTTTTACCATTCATTTCTTTTTCATAAGAGGTCTCCAAATTAAAACCCAATTCCTGAAGTTGCTTTTCAGTTTGGTTTGGAGGCAAGAAATAAACATCAAATGCCAAGAGCAATAAATGATGCACCCTTTTTTCTTGTTGGGTAACTTTACCACCTGAAAAATAATAAATTGAATCATTCCTAAAAATAACGCCATTACCCGTTTCAAAGCCATTGAAACGAATATGCAGATTTTTAGGAGAACTTAGCATTTCTTGCCAAACTTCTTCCCTTACCAGCGAATCGTTTCTATACAAATACACATTTTGTTCAAACTGCATATTTTTAGACCACTTCCCAGCCCAATGTTTATGCATTTTTTGGATAATTTTAGGAGATTTGATATAAGGCGTTGTAGCCATCAAAACACTTAAAACGAAAACAGATAGCAATATTATAATGGATTTTCTCATAAAAAAGACGTTATATATAAATCATACAACGTCTGAAAATAAATTTTGTTGTTTATATCTATTTCTGAAAATTGAAAATTATACTATCTTTTTGGATAGAAATGCTCAGACTTTTCTCTAAAGCTTTTCCATTAGAATAATATCCACCTTGTTTTTTGTCTGTTTTGCCATTTTCTCTTGTAAATTCTATGGTGTAGCTACCATCTGCTTTATTATCTTTTAGGTTTAATTCTTTAGATACCTTTGCATCATTGGCTAATTCTGCAATATCAGTTTTTTCTAAATTTTCACTTGTACTGATTTTAATATTGGATATTTTGCCTCCTGACTTGTTTTCAACTTCAACATCAATTGTTTTACGACCTGTACTCAGGCTATCACAAGAGTTTAAAAGTATGATGAATAAAATGCTTGAAAAAAGATGTTTCATAAAATATAAGATTATTAACGTGATAACAATTCTGTATTGGTTATCCATGCTCCAAAATAAGGATTTTTACTGTTTTTCTTCTTGAGCATGATAAAAAAAGTTTTGTCAAATATTAAGTTTTTTGGCTTAGCTTTTTCGCTTGGAGCTCCATCTGTCACAGTAACCTCACTCTCACTTTCTATTTCAGCTCCATTTTCATTGAGTACAAAAGCTGTTCTTTGCCATGCTTTCTCAACGGTAAACACTCTATTTTTATTTGTTGAAAATTGTTGTTTTTCTAAAGAAGTATAGTTATGCTCAATATTGAATTGTATGGTAGGAATGATTAGAATATCTTTATCACCCCATTCATATTTCCAGTTCAAAGGGGCTTCTTCTTCACCCAATTTAGTTTTCTCTTCTACTACTTTTACTATTTCTGCCATATTTTGATAATTATCAGGCGTTTTGTATAAAATAATTTCATGTTCTCTATCTTTTGGAGAAATCTTGATGATAAAATCATGATCATCTTTGTAGTACACAATCTGAATGTTTTTAGTAATTTGCTTATTTCTGCCATGAGCCCCAAAAGCAACCACATTTTTACCCATAAACTTCAGTTTGTTGGGCATAGGTGTCAGTTTTTCTTCAAAAGGAAGCGATTTTTTAAATTCAGCTTTGGCTCTAATTAAATCACCATTTACTTCGCTTTCTATTTTGTATTCATCAGGATTAAGAACATCTTGAAAAGATTTCGAATCATTCAATAAAGTCAAATCCTTAAGATTTTTATCTATATTGGGAGGCTCATTGATAACTTTCCTTACTTCATCCCAAGCATACAAAAGCGTTACACAATAAATGGCATTTTCTTTTTGAGAGAAAGAATTCTCTAAAGTTGATACAAAAACTGTTTCTTTATATTCCGAAAGTTTTTTTACTTGAGGAAATTTAGAATCTTGGGAAGTACAATTCATCAATCCTAAAAGGCTGATAATAAAATATAAAAACAATTTCATTTTCTAATATATAAAACAATGAATTATATTATCCAAGAATTCTTAGATCTGGATAGTAGTCAACAAAAAGCAATTATAAAAGAAAAACTCTTTGAACTTGAAAATCAGAATCTATATGATTTTCTACTCATTATTTTTAAGAATGTTGATTACCAAACGAAAGAGTTTACCATCAAAACATTAGCCCAAGATACTCAAAAAGCATTTGAAATAGCAGAATTATTACTGAAACATATTTCAAAAGAGTTTATCAATACGCCCAAATACTATGGAGCAATGATATTGAAGGAAATCATCACTCATACAGATACAAACAAAAGTGTGCCATTGCTTGTATCTGCTTATGATTTAGAAGATTATAGGGATATTCATTGGGCTATTGCTATGGCACTAGCTACTTTATTAAACAACTTAGATGGTACTGAAAAAGACTATGTTATACACTTAATAAAAACAGAAATTAATAAAAAAAATGATATTGAAGGTAGTTTAGGAACATATCTTCAGAGTTATACTAATATTAAATTCTTTTGATATGGGTTTGTTCCAGCCAATTTTCATAATTCATTTCAAACTTTATTTCGTTAGTACCATAGCTGCCTACTTCTTTCCAACCTGCTTTTCGATAAAATGCTTCAGCTCTGGTCTTATTTTCTGTACTTAACCAAACAAATGCTTGTGTTTGGGAAAAATACCAATCTAGCATTGTATGGTGAAGTTTCCTGCCAATACCTTGTTTTTCATAATCGGGATGAATAAACAAAGCCCAAATATTATTTTTAAGCAAATCGACAACTGCAAAGCCAGCAATCTGAGAATTAATTTCGCAAACCCAACCTTTTCCATACGTTATGATAAAAGCCTCATAATCTGCCTCCGTAATCAAGGCTGGATTTGAAAGAATATTTTCTTTTACAGCATATCTTACAACATGCATTTGTGGAATATCTAGTTTTGTAGCTTCTCTAAAATGCATGATTAAAACTATTTAATAAGGATATTGATTTGATTGATAAACTCTTTGGGGTGTAATAATGGAGCTTCTAAATGCCCACCTGTATATATCCATGATAAAGCGTCTTTTTTAGCATTCGCTAAAACCATTTCATAATGAGAATAAGGCACTTCTTTATCTTCTTTGGAATGTATAAGTAATATTTTAGACTTAGTAATAGTCTTGATATCCTCTTTAGCTCCATAAGGAAATACCAAAAATGGTCTTGCCATTTCATGTTGTTCCACAGGCATGGAGGCGAGAGCAATATCAGTAAAAGAGGCAATACAGCCATCTAATACAATAGCACTAATTTTGTCTTCATTGTTCTTGGTTAAGTTACAAGCTACCTGCGAACCCATAGAAGCACCATAAACAATCAGTTTTTGTTGTTTAAGTTTATTATCTTTTAAAATAGCATCTAAAACTATTTGTGCATCAGTAGCAATATTTTTATGAGTGGGTTTGCCACTTGATTTCCCATAACCTCTAAAATCAATCATAAAAACCTGAAAACCATCTTGTACCAAAGGTTTGACGTACTTAATATACCTTGAAACATTTCCTCCACTTCCATGAAAATAGAGAATTGTAGCTTTGGGCTTCTTGATATTTGGGTACAACCAAACACCATGTAGAGTGTCTTTTTCTATAAAAAATGTTTGCTCTGTATGCTTTACAGAGTCAATTTTATTCCATTTCTTACTTGGGAAATAAAATTTATCATCCATTTGCCCATAAGTTTTCAAACAAAAGGGTATCATCAATAAAATTACTGAGAAGAATTTCATATAAGTATTTGTTTAAGGTAAATAGTTTTGTATGCCCTAAATATACAGATTTTACTAATATAATTTGATTTTCAGTTTATTTCAAGTAATTGGGTTGTTACATCATCAGAAAAGCGTTTTCTGGAGAGAGAATAATAAATGTTTTCTATGATTTTGAGGCTTTGGCTAAAATGATTTTTGCGATTAGTTCCAAAGGAAACTCCTGAGAGTGTGGAAAATGTAAAGCGTCTTTAGTATTTTTACCTCTGTATAAAGTAAGCTCATTTTCAAGGTGTTCTAAACCATACATAGGGTACAAACCAATATGTTTTTTGTAGGCAGCCATATACAAATGTTCTTTGCCTACCTTAAAAGAGGGGATACCATATCGAATACTTTCTTCTACATCAGGGTAAGTTTCTTTAAAAACATTCTGAATTTGTAATAGTCTTTCCTGAATTTCCTTTGGGAAATGAGCTATGTAGGCTTCAAAATTATTCATGAGTAATCTTATTGATTTTACCGTTTACCACACTTACATTGAGTACTTGAATACAATCTACATTTTGTCCATTTTTCTTAGCAGGTGTCCAATTATTATGCATTTCTCTAACAATATCTAAAACCTGATGTGCTAGAGAATGTAAGAAAAAACTACTATATTGACTAATAACAAAAAAACTATCCATTTGTCCATTACAATTGATAGTAAAGGCGATTTTGACATCAAAGGAAACATCCTTCGCTTTTTTATCAAATAAAGGCTTATTATAAAATAACTCATGTACACCATAATGATCTTCTATCTTTGGAAATTGAGGAGGAATATCTGGGGCTGGATATTCTTTTATAGTTTTATGAGAATCTTCATAAAAACCATTGACTGCATATAAGTTATTATAGTTGCATAAACCTCTCATATAATTTCTATGCCCTACATATTTAAAAATAGCCAATTCATGTGATTTAAGAAAGAAATCTTCAAAATCATAAAGATGCTCAACAATAAGAATATTCTTATCCCATGATAAAATATTATCCCTCATAATAAAGCTATTTATTCCTCCATGTAGTTTACCATACTTCTCAATCATTTTTAAAAACTTTTTTTCACTAATGACTTTAGATTCTTCAGATTGTAAGTCTATTAGGATAAATTCTGTTTTTTGAAAAAATGGAGTAAGACCTATCCAAAAACCTTTTCTTTTTTGCATAACCAATGTTTTATGGTCTTGGGTAACACCATAAAACCTATCAACATTTTTATCAAGATGAATTGTTTTTTTTATTTCCCATGTATGTGTATCAAGCCAAAGAATTAAAGAGTTATAAGAGTAACCAAATCGGATAAATAAATTTTGATTGTTATTTTCATGAAGCCAAAGAATATCTCTTACACTTTTTGAAGAATCTGGAGAGGAAACTAAGAAGAAAGGCTCATAACCTTTGGGGATATTTTGATAGTTTTGACTTAGTACTGGATTACAAAATATGATAATCAAAAAGAAAACCAATAAATGTTTCATAGACTGAATTTTGAATATAAGAAACCTACTTTTTTGCTACAATAATAGTATGAATTTCATTG
It includes:
- a CDS encoding deoxyuridine 5'-triphosphate nucleotidohydrolase: MLQVKIINQSKHENPHYATEGSAGMDLRANIDTPVVLQPLERTLIPTGLYVQLPKGYEGQIRPRSGLSIKKGITLINCVGTLDSDYTGEIKLGIINLSQEPYTVEDGERLAQLVIAQYTQIEWFNVEVLDETQRGEGGFGSTGKK
- a CDS encoding GCN5 family acetyltransferase; the protein is MHFREATKLDIPQMHVVRYAVKENILSNPALITEADYEAFIITYGKGWVCEINSQIAGFAVVDLLKNNIWALFIHPDYEKQGIGRKLHHTMLDWYFSQTQAFVWLSTENKTRAEAFYRKAGWKEVGSYGTNEIKFEMNYENWLEQTHIKRI
- a CDS encoding alpha/beta hydrolase — protein: MKFFSVILLMIPFCLKTYGQMDDKFYFPSKKWNKIDSVKHTEQTFFIEKDTLHGVWLYPNIKKPKATILYFHGSGGNVSRYIKYVKPLVQDGFQVFMIDFRGYGKSSGKPTHKNIATDAQIVLDAILKDNKLKQQKLIVYGASMGSQVACNLTKNNEDKISAIVLDGCIASFTDIALASMPVEQHEMARPFLVFPYGAKEDIKTITKSKILLIHSKEDKEVPYSHYEMVLANAKKDALSWIYTGGHLEAPLLHPKEFINQINILIK